In Macadamia integrifolia cultivar HAES 741 chromosome 12, SCU_Mint_v3, whole genome shotgun sequence, the following are encoded in one genomic region:
- the LOC122057522 gene encoding monooxygenase 1-like — protein MSEEGKQIVIVGGGICGLATALALHRKGIRSIVIEKAASLRTEGAGIGIQSNGWRALDQLGVAHLLRPKAIPILLTRDLVLNNSTHQEESFKNSEFRCLRRSDLIEIMAENLPAETIRFGCEIMKIESDPIITSHTILHLKDGTVIKAKVLIGCDGVHSVVGDWLELKPTKRFNLCGVVGFTNYPNGHGFGNEFVRIRGDNMMTGRLPIDEKLVYWFVARPRTPQDTMVSKEPKLLRDSTMELIKDFPAEIPEVIQNCDLDSILLFSLRHRAPWDMILESFRKGTVTVAGDAMHVMGPFVGQGGSAALEDAVVLGRCFAQEMVAGLESERSKKNNLDWKEQKEEMEMSKRIEKAIDRYVKERKMRILRLSTQTYLIGTLLQTTSPIIKLVSFILVLIVFITFSNHTSYDCGRL, from the exons G GAAGGGGATTAGGAGTATAGTGATAGAGAAGGCTGCGTCTCTAAGGACAGAAGGAGCAGGAATCGGAATCCAGTCCAATGGATGGCGTGCCCTTGATCAGCTTGGAGTTGCCCATCTCCTCAGGCCCAAAGCTATTCCTATTTTact AACTCGAGATCTTGTCCTCAACAACAGTACACACCAAGAGGAATCATTCAAGAATTCAGAATTTCGATGCCTGAGAAGGAGTGATCTCATAGAAATCATGGCTGAGAATTTACCGGCCGAAACCATACGATTCGGATGCGaaataatgaaaattgaatCTGATCCTATAATTACTTCCCATACCATTCTTCATCTGAAAGATGGGACTGTCATCAAGGCTAAG GTACTGATAGGGTGTGATGGTGTACACTCAGTGGTGGGGGATTGGTTAGAGTTGAAACCTACAAAGCGTTTTAATCTATGTGGAGTGGTAGGTTTCACAAATTACCCCAATGGCCATGGTTTTGGCAATGAATTCGTTCGAATAAGGGGAGATAATATGATGACCGGAAGATTACCAATCGACGAAAAGCTGGTTTATTGGTTTGTGGCTCGACCAAGGACTCCTCAAG ATACAATGGTTTCAAAAGAACCAAAGCTCCTTAGAGATTCAACTATGGAATTAATCAAGGATTTTCCAGCAGAAATCCCAGAAGTAATACAGAATTGTGACCTTGACTCAATATTACTCTTTAGCTTGAGGCACCGAGCACCATGGGACATGATACTAGAAAGCTTTAGGAAAGGAACAGTCACAGTTGCAGGAGATGCGATGCACGTTATGGGACCATTCGTCGGACAAGGTGGTTCTGCAGCACTAGAGGATGCAGTTGTGCTTGGGAGATGCTTTGCACAAGAGATGGTAGCTGGCTTGGAATCAGAGAGAAGTAAAAAGAACAACTTGGATTGGaaggaacaaaaagaagaaatggaaaTGTCTAAGAGGATTGAGAAAGCAATTGATCGATATGTTAAAGAGAGGAAGATGAGGATTCTGAGGTTGTCTACACAGACTTATCTCATTGGTACACTATTGCAGACCACATCGCCAATCATCAAGTTGGTGAGTTTCATTCTTGTTCTCATCGTCTTCATCACTTTTTCAAACCACACCAGTTATGATTGTGGCCGGCTTTAA
- the LOC122057994 gene encoding monooxygenase 1-like, protein MAENLPVGTIRFGCKIVKLESHPIITSHTILHLQDGTVIKAKVVIGCHGVHSVVGDWLEWKPTRRFNLCGVVGFTTYPNGHGFGNEFVRIRGDHMMAGRLPIDEKLVYWFVARPRTPQGISLTKSLCYYLWFVHAGKKLTILYSGFERTKVLRDSTMELIKDFPAEIPDLIKNCDLDSVSLFSLRRRENFRKGTVTVAGDAMHVMGPFVGQGGTAALEDAVVLGRCFAQEMVAVLDSERSNKNNLD, encoded by the exons ATGGCTGAGAATTTGCCTGTTGGAACGATACGTTTCGGATGTAAAATAGTGAAATTGGAATCTCATCCTATAATTACTTCCCATACCATTCTTCATCTGCAAGATGGGACTGTCATCAAGGCTAAG GTAGTGATAGGATGTCATGGTGTACACTCAGTGGTGGGGGATTGGTTAGAGTGGAAACCCACAAGGCGTTTTAATCTGTGTGGAGTAGTAGGTTTCACAACTTACCCAAACGGCCATGGTTTTGGCAATGAATTCGTTCGAATAAGGGGAGACCATATGATGGCTGGAAGATTACCGATCGACGAAAAGCTGGTTTATTGGTTTGTGGCTCGACCAAGGACTCCTCAAGGTATTAGTTTAACAAAAAGTTTGTGTTACTATTTATGGTTTGTACATGCTGGGAAGAAACTAACAATCTT ATACAGTGGTTTCGAAAGAACCAAAGTCCTTAGAGATTCAACTATGGAATTAATCAAGGATTTTCCAGCAGAAATCCCAGATTTAATAAAGAATTGTGACCTTGACTCGGTATCACTCTTTAGCTTGAGGCGCCGAGAGAACTTTAGGAAAGGAACTGTCACAGTGGCCGGAGATGCGATGCACGTCATGGGACCATTCGTCGGACAAGGTGGTACTGCAGCACTAGAGGATGCAGTTGTGCTTGGGAGATGCTTTGCACAAGAGATGGTAGCTGTCTTGGATTCAGAGAGAAGTAACAAGAACAACTTGGATTGA